Part of the Saccharomyces paradoxus chromosome XI, complete sequence genome, ctttttttttccagaagCTTTTGAATAGTATCGGACTTATTCCGGTACCGGGATATGCCAAATAATGAGAAAAGAACAGAATTTACTAAGGAATGAATGTATTAATGAATTACTGAATTAACAAAATTTATGAATAAATAGCGGTTTATATGAAGAGCTCTGCGTACGCCAGTATGGCATTTATATACCTACTGCAagtagaaaaggaaaaaatcgtGGCATTTTGTGAATATGCTGCGTGAATTTGCCCAATGAGTGTTTTTCCCGAAAATTACAAGACACAAAGAAAGTTGATGTGTAGAGTGTACTCGTAATTCATAGACTATTTATTGATGCTTATCTATTATACCTGGAGTTTCCACTTCGtcctcttcttcgtcgtcgtcgtcatcatcgtcgtcgtcgtcatcgtcatcgtcatcatcatcatcgtcatcatcatcgttgTTGTATTCGTTCTTATCTTCTGCgtcctcctcttcttcgtcttcttcttcttcttcatcttcttcgtcttcttcgtcttcttcgttATTCTTTGGATAACCACCCAATTTCATAACGATTTTGTTAACAATCTCATTCCAGTCCATCATACCCCCGAGACCAATATCACCATTAATATCCATAACTTTTTCAGATGGCTTGAAAACTGTGACCCAAGACATTTCCTCCTTTATGGTTTGTAATTGCTTCTTAGTCATCATCGAATTGAAAGTGCTACTCACCATTGAAGGCGCCAAAAGAATGGGATAACTTGGATTCCAAGCTCTGATGACACTTGTCAGAAGATTATCGCACAGCCCCAAAGCAATTTTCGATAGTGTGTTTGCAGTTAATGGGGCTACTACTAGTATATCTGCCCAGCGGCGTAATTCTATATGAAGCACAGGATCAGTCCGTTGTTTCCATGCGTCCCATTCATCTTGGTCTGTCCATAGCTGAATATGTGGGGGCAACTCAACTACTTGAGCCATGTTGCATTGTCCAGGTGTGGGTGTTACTGGAGTTGCCGGAGTAGATTCATACTGCGACAATTTATTAAGTTTTTCTGAAgatttaataatttttttggtatatCTTTGTTCGAAAAACTGTGTTGCTGATTGAGTCAGTATAACTTGAATGTTTATTCTATCGCGAccatatatttcttctagTTTTTTAATCATTGGCTTGATCTTGAATACCGACAGGGAACCTGTAGCGCCAAAGAGTACGTGCAATTTCCCGTCATCTTGAGGTAACCTGGGGTCCAAGTTCTTGGAATTTTCTCTCTTCGGAATAATGGAAGGAATAACGGATTGCTTCACCGGCGTCTCCTCTGGAGTGGAACGTGCATTATTTTGGACTGAAACGTTGTTAACTTCATCGTGTACATCTTCCTTTCGTAGTGCAACACTGGTGGGGGCCTTAGCGGCTACCTTATCCTTGTCCCTACTTATTGGCGTAGAGGAGGCCATTATTTTGTCGAGCTTGATAGGATCAACTATTTTAAGTGCACTGTCTTTCTTAGGAACATAGTCTTTCATTTCGTTGGCAAGCGGAGAGCCAGATACTTGCGTCGTTCTTGAAGTGTTGATGTGGTTCGGTATAACTGCAGGATTACTAGAAACTGAAGTTGGGACGGAGGCTGAACCACTGTTTGGGGACTTGGCCTTTTCCGAATCGTTTTTCAGTTGAGTCAGACTATCCTGCTTTTGTTGCTGCTTCAGATCACTAAAAGTGACCGCGGGGACTCTTTTCAAACCAGGTTCTGGAGTATTACTTACCACTGCCCCCGAAGTTCCTGTGACATTCATAATAGATTTTGTAGTAGTGGTGGTAGCGTTCGACAGAGTAGGGCTTATTGATTGCCTCCCTGATACGGGGGAGTTGATTATTGAATCCTTCCCTTTTGTATCCTCATGGTCCAGCAAAATATCTTTCTGTCCGCGGGAAAATCTTGGACACTCTATAGACTGGTTATGATCTGCTTCTTCCTTCCCGTTAGTAGAGGCGACGGCAGTCATTGCTGTTTGCTTCTAATGTCTTTCTTCCCtgttaattttttcccaAACTAATacttctttatattttatccCGGAATACAAAGTAGTATGATAGTAAAAGAAGGCCaagtaaaaaaaggatcTTTCCAAATGTAACTGGACGGCGCTGATAAGTGGACGAATACAGGTGAGGGATCGTGATTCAAGAGTACTCTCTGACTTCTTCTCCTCTAATACCACCTCCCCAGAAAAAGCATCGATGCCATTTTTTGcaagagaaaaagttgCGTGCGTCACTGCCCACGAGCACATGGGGTGAGTTATATAACATACCAATATTATTTTGACTCATGCTTAgggcaaaaaaaagataataacGCCCAGACGGATACCAGCAACGATGATCACGGACCTGAGTCAGAATATGTATGTTAGATGAGGCAGGGCAGGGTACAAATAACTTATTCATCCAGAAATGCGACTTTTGACGATATAAAACATTAAAGTTTTTAGATCACGTGGATTTATAACCACTTTTTGGGGTATGCTACGGAATGTTGTGAAAGCACTAATTGCTTTgtaaattcttttttctatgCTGGGAAAATCAACGTCTGGGATGCATCCTCCCACGAATTTAATTTATTGAACGTTACTTTGGAATATTCTGGAAACCCTTTCCTTTCCTCCTATTTACAGCACCCTGTATATAAACAAGAACATAAATTTTACCTCTTGAAGGTTCATCACCGAAGGCAAACCAGCAGTGGTAAAGTTTTCTGCTGAGTCAGAGTAACCTACCTTCATGAACATGAGGTATAGCGCCGTAGGGCTGGAATAATTTATTCCATATATATTAGAAGTGGATATAACGCGTCCCTCTGAAGAACTCATCCTTGTTAGCTCAGTTGGTAGAGCGTTCGGCTTTTAAGCGCTTTTGCTTAAGCAAGGATACCGAAATGTCAGGGGTTCGAGCCCCCTATGAGGAGTTCtttactcttttttcaacctCCTGCATCTtcccaaagaagaaatgaaaataagtTCCATCAATAgtgaaaaggaaggaaaATTAGAACTTCAATACAAAGACTTcatacaaatttttttccttatccAGTTGCTCTGTTTCATGAATTCGGCTAAAAGACAGAAAATGACAACAACCTATCATGACTACGACCTGGAAGAGCCATTAACCTCAAATGCCAGGCCACTGAAGAATTCTGTTATTACAGTTAGAATAATAAAGTCTTTTCCGTATAGAAACGTCAAGAACATAGTACTGCACGATTATGATCTTGCTGACAAAACTGCAAAGGACCTTTTTAATGAcattttgaacaaaattCAGAATGATGGTTCATTGAGACCATTCCGCAGTGTTAAGTACGATACTCTAAAGATATATACACACGCACATGGTTCCAAAACGGTTAATCTTGTAATTAATTTTGATCACGATGACGACTGGACCTTAGACACAGAGAAtgacaagaagaagctgTTTGAGTACGGCATTGAGAATGAAACCGAgatttcaattttcaacAGAGATGATTATCTAAGGTTTAAAGAAAAccctgaagaaaaatggtgaGATGTCGTTTGGTTTTGAACTTCATTAAAAGTATGTGCTacgaatatatatatatatatatgttgtATACGAGAGTATACTCgtatataaataaacatCAAATGCGTATGTGGTAATGCAAAGGAGAGGGCATAtctcttttaaaaaacAACCTGGTTCCTGTAAAaaatgtcttcttcaatagcGCTGAATGTGTAGCTGTCGAATTCGGAATGTGCCTCTTTTATCCTTTCATCAGCGCGGGGACTCTGTTGATGgtgatggtgatgatgGCGGTGATGATGGCGGTGGTGGCGGGAATGTTGGATGTCGTTTATGTTGACAAGAGATTCGCGGATAAGACCTTTAGAATCAATCTCCCTTTTCATCACTGCTTGGTTGAACTTCAATTTCCGGGGGAATTCTACCTTCTTTTCGTGTTCGAAGCCCTCAGCATCTTCATCTATTGAGGAAACTTTAGTGCATGTAGAACGCTGGTCGAAGATGGAGGATGTGTGAGAATCAACAGACGATGCGCACGATATGTCTTCTAATTTTACCAACGCGCCATTGCTCTCTATAGAAGTGCTAACCTCATCCACTTCCTCTTCTATCCAACATTccgtatttttcttcagtgCAGATTTTAAATCTTTTGGTTGTTTTTGGTCAACTTGGTCCTGGACAGCCCAcattttatcttcaacaCTATCTATGTTAGTCAAATCAGGACCGTACAACACTGTTACATCGGTTTCTTTGTTCCAGTTGATGGAGAGCGGATTGGATTTAGAATTCTGTAAACCATAGTGGTCTATGGACCAACGCCTCCAGAGACAATGATGTAACCTGACGAGATACATATTGTAATCTAGCGCATCCTCTGAGGAGCAACTTGGTAATCGAAGTAATTTGTGTTTACGCATCTTCAATAGCAGTGTCCATGAAGCCGGCATTTCCAAGCTTGCGTCATTAAATTTATGATGGAAATAGTCAATGGCAGGCTTGCTATAGTTGGTCATGTTATCGAGTAACATTAAATTCTGATACGATATTATTGTATCATCCAAACTAGTCATTTTCTATATATTTGTATGTGTATGTGTATACTGGTACTTGTGTGTGGTACCTGAATGCAGAAAGGGAAAAGCTTAGATTGAACTAAACGCTAATagtataattttttaacggtgttgaaaatatatatatatatatatatttgttttccCAAAGACCCAGTAActgtactttttttcctgctGCAGTCATCCAAGGAAAggcaaaagaagaaagaaaaaaatatgattaTTGTCCCCaggttttttcttttcctggCGGAAAAAGCTCAAATCTTACTTCCCCGCGGGGGTTTCTTTGTCGAGTATCGTGCCGGAaacgagaaaaaaaaaatatgagaaatgaatttttccgGTCCTCTAAAGACAGTACTACGAACGGAAAAAATGCAGCAAAAGCAAAACACCCCATCCATGTCCCCCCCCGTCTTGCCCCTCTCTCGCTTCACTGTCCCCCGCTTCGGTTTTTCCGGCTACGACATTCCAGTTGAAAGCCGCCggaaaaaccaaaaaagtataaaaaaaaagagcgGGGCAAAAGagattatttcttttatttctattttccCCCGGTCTATTCAGGTACTCTATTCCGGGTCCCCTGTCGTTTAAAATGATTACTTTAGggatttttcttctcataATCTTTCATGTGAGAAAGGCAATGTCATCTTGAAGGATACTACGTGAGATTCAAGATCATGAATAACTAGTTGCCACATAAGCTCTGGGTTTCTGATTTATTGAGTAATTGGTGCCTACTATTCCAGCTAAATCTTTCGTCCTGCAAAGACACTTACACCGCATAATGTAAAAATTACAGTATTTAAACTTATTTAGCGATGAAAGTGTTTCACTAATTATGGGATGTTTCGTGTATCTACGAAATGCGCCCGATAAATAGCTGAGGCTTTTCGGGTATTCTTCTGTCAAGAGTACGTATGACTTTGAAGACCATTCCTGTTATAAGATTCATTACCCTAACAAGCggatgattttttctttctctttttttacctttagTTTCAATACCATACATAGAATTTAAGAATGGAACTTAGGAACCGACGCCTGAGACATCAACGAGGCGAACTTGGCACATATATTTCGTCCCACCTAGACGCTCTCAAGACCGTTTAAACGTATTAATGTGGGGCTTCATGACCTGTTCCCTATAATCCCTCGTTACTAGCATAGTAGTCATCTCTTGAAATTTCACACCCCTATTTATTTGTCTTAGCGTCCAACCCCTCTGACCCTTTTCCACTTCTTGTATATAAGAAACCAAAATATCGGTGCTCCTACCGTCGCTGctatttccaaaaacttACCTAAACATTGAGCAAGATAGTAAGAAATGTCGAAACAGTGGGCTAGTGGTACAAACGGAGCTTTCAAAAGACAAGTGTCGTCATTCAGAGAAACAATTTCCAAGCAGCACCCGATTTATAAGCCTGCAAAGGGAAGATATTGGTTGTATGTTTCACTAGCGTGCCCATGGGCCCATAGAACACTAATCACGAGGGCCTTGAAAGGGTTAACCTCGGTTATAGGATGCAGCGTAGTGCATTGGCACCTTGACGAGAAAGGGTGGAGATTTCTGGACATGGAGAAGCAATTGGAGGATAGAGAAAGTTTTTTGGAACATTGGCACGATGCTGCAGGTGGTATTAAAACCGCTAAAGAGGATTCCAGCAAGAGCTTCGCCGCGATCAAGAATGACAGTCAAAGATTTATGGTTGACGCTACCAATGAGCCTCACTATGGATACGAGAGAATCAGTGACTTGTATTACAAGAGCGATCCTCAATACTCGGCAAGATTCACCGTTCCAGTGCTATGGGACTTAGAAACTCAAACCATTGTCAACAATGAAAGTAGCGATATTATAAGGATTTTGAACTCTAATGCCTTTGATGAATTTATCGACGACAAGTTTAAGAAGACGGATCTTGTTCCTGCACAGTTAGAAGCTAAAATCGATGAATTCAACTCCTGGGTTTACGATAGCATTAACAATGGTGTATACAAGACCGGATTCGCAGAAAAGGCAGAAGTTTACGAAAGTGAAGTTAGCAACGTATTTGAGCATTTGGACAAAGTGGAGAAAATCCTGGGTGACAAGTACGTTAAATTGAAGGCCAAATATGGTGAAGACGATAGACAAAAAATCTTGAGCGAATTCTTCACTGTAGGTGACCAATTGACAGAAGCTGACGTCAGATTGTACACCACAATTATCAGGTTCGACCCTGTCTATGTCCAGCACTTCAAATGCAATTTCACCTCTATTAGAGCCGGATATCCATTTATTCACCTGTGGGTGAGAAACTTATACTGGAACTACGATGCCTTCAGGCACACGACAGATTTTGAACATATCAAGTTGCACTATACACGTTCTCACACGAGGATTAACCCCTTAGGAATTACACCCCTGGGGCCCAAACCAGATATACGTCCTTTATAATAAGCTGCATTTAAATAATCAACTGTATGTTTAATCTCTCAGGATTGCCTCTTTTTCTATACTCAATTGGGTAATTGACGCGAAACGCGTTAAAGTGCAAAAAAGAGGCCTGGAATTATATTTAACTgcaatgaaatattttcatgATATGCTTCATGCATAACTGTGTTCATTCTTCTCTCTTATTCATTGctaatttcttttatcgTTTTAATCTTACAAAGGACTTTAGTAACGAAACAGTTTTCTAACCAATCAATGGTATACACAACACCAAAACAACAGCAGAGATTCAACTCCACTCCAAAATCTAGTCACAGTCTTATCTTTTCGCCAATCAGAGCCCCTTCAATGCAAACACCCTCCTCACTGGATTATCAATCACCTTCAATTGTTGtgtcatcatcttcaatgaAGGTTCACGGCCACTCTTCCAGCTTCGGTAAGTTTTCGTTATCCATTGGCCAAAATGGTAAGGCTGCAATCCTAGGGCCTATAAATATTCTTCCCACCGATACATCGAAAACAGAGAAACATGtgtcaaagaagaagccTATCTCTTCTGACCGTGTTGAAAAGACTCGTATATTATccttgttgaagaaaatgagaaaCAAGAGCAGTACtgttaacaaaaaatatagcCAAGTACCGTTAAAGTCTACGACAGGTTTACAAGCAGCAGATACTGCGTCTTCACCATTAGCCTCCAATACAATGAAGCCATCTCCCAAAAAGATAGCTTCTCCAAGGACCCCGAATGCAAACTCAAATTTAAATCTAAACTTTACTTCATTCCAAATCAAAACTGGGTTTACTCCCAATATCGATGGAATTTTACTTGAAAACTTCACATCTCCCAATACAACGACTGATTCACATAATAATTCCACTAGCAATATCCTCAGCAACAATAATGGTGGCGCAAACAACGCCAatcagtttcttttcaatcTACCACTTCAATCATCGCCAAGACAATTCAGGTCTCCTGCAAGATTAATAGACCCCCTTCCAATATCGGACTGGAATACTAGCCTCTTAATGTCGCCTCCAAGAACGACGAATTTTGAGTCTACAAACAATCACTTCAATTCAAACTTCGCTCAGGCGTCGATGTTGAGACGCCCTTCACTACCGCACATAGATGAGGTGATACCACAGGACTCTAACCCGACCAATTACTCAGATAGATCAGAGTATCTATCTGTGGATCAAAACgtcaataataacaatggtGCACTTTCAGAACAGGCCTATAATAATATGATGAAATCTTCAATGATTTCGTTACCTATAGAAAAGGATGACGCCACGATGGCTCTACGGAAACTCGTCTCCAGACAGTAAGCCAACTTGGCTCTCATAAAATACTTTATGTAAGACTTCTAttatatattcaaaaacCGAAGAACTTTATTTAATTAATTCtatcattaatttttttttcatcaaatagTGTAGTGGAAACAAACAGTACTGCgcttatttgaaaaagttacACAATAGGGAATATAGGGAATAGCAGATCAGAGCTACAACCCTACAATTAAGATATGGAGAAGGATAAAGCGTCACATGCGAGCCCAAGCATTGGAGTGAACGACTTTGTCGCTCAAGGGGAGATATCCATAGATGATTCCGAAAGATCCATCAAGAGTATTAGTGTCAGCATTAGTGATGATGAGGACAGTAAGACAGGTGTTCAAGATAATATAGTCACGCCGCCCGCAAGGTCTGTATTTCAAACAGATTTGGCCATTGACAATAAGCTACTAGATAAAGATTCAAAGTACAGAAAGCTTTTCactgaaaaaagaagacgTCGAAGGTCAGAAACTTGCAGTAGTCATGCAAACAAAACTGGGGAAACGAAACAAAAGAACGGCATTAGTGATCAAATTTTCCGCATAAGAATTCTGCCAGGCTCAGATTTGAACTCACTGAAGGATTCATTATGGATAATAAATATCTCTACCCAGcaagaaattgagaaaaCTATTGCAAGAGCTTTTTCTGATTTCTATTGGTTGTATCATCAATTACAAAATAACCACTGGGGAAAATCTATTCCTCCGCCAACAAGATCCAACATTCTTGTAGAAAAGGACGAATTTGCCATAAATCATCTCTTTATGATACGTAATAACGAGAAGTATGATCCAGTTTTTAATTTCAAACCAGAGTATATTATATCACTGCAATTGATGGGGATGATTAAGCACATATTCAATGACAAGGTTTTACGTTTGGATTCAAGTTTTGTAGATTTTATTGGTTGGGATGATACTCTTCCTGAGAATTTACAAATGATTGTTGATGATAGTAACTTTACAGGGGATAAAATACTAATGTCATCCTCTCAATTCCGAGAACTAAAGGAGTTTCATAAACAATCAAAAAAGGTGGAATCAATGACAAATTCTCATGCTTCGATGATACCGATAACAGAACTCACCGAAATATACATAAGCCCAACCAAGTTATTCTCTAGGAAGGATTACCAAAGACTTTTTCAACCTCAAAGCACCGAAAACACCTTTAATAGCAATGACCCGTTGATTCAAGAGTGGATaccaaaaaacaaaactttGTTCACTAGTTTATCCTTTGGTTCAAGTGCGCCTACTTATGAAGAAACATCAGCCGGGATACAAGCATGCCATGACTGGGTAGGCGTATGCAAGGATCAGTGGAAACAATTACTGTATCACGTATTACAGTACATTGTGGATGAAACAGTGAAGGTGAATTCTGTAATTAACGAATTTACAGAGTGCCTTAAGCAAATTTCCTTGGAAGAAGTTATTAGAGCAAATTCTGAATTAttcttaaaattttctaaaCTGAATGAATCCTTTTTACAAAGATTCAAAGGCAAATCAAGACAAGacattttgaaattaatcatattatttgatgaaaatgtaAGATTTTGCGAGTCATTTGAATCCATTTTAAATCAGAGATTAAAGCTGGGTAAAATTCTAAGCATCATTGAAATGGATCtcgacaaaaaaaaaaactatctTGGCAAGCTATCTCTTGgaaacaacaacaataataatgaagacCCTAAAACATGTGCGGCAGGGGATGAGTACCGAATTGTATCCAAAAGGTATAACCGTGTTAAGCAAAGCTGGGACAAAATCATGGAAGAAATTCTAAATgaacgaaaaaaatttgaggaGAGAGAAGCCGCCGAGATTAGTAGATGTTTTAAATCAATGAGAGATTTAAGCgtggatgaaaaaaaaaattatttacaATTGTGGCAAGACTTTGTATCAAATGAGTACAGAAGTCAATGAATATGTACATAATTACATAAATAAATGCGAAGATCTACAACTGAAATGCAGCAATATAAGAAGTtaacaaaatatactattaatttttcttatgtTTTTTAAGTTTGACTTCAAAATCTTGTATGCTTTCAACATCATCaacatcatcttcttgttccttttcttcaacaaaagcCTTATTCAGCAATGGGAATATACGCTGCTGCTCGCCAATTTTCTCATAATCAACGATCATGCTATCGAaagcaaaacaaaattcTTTGGCCATCACATCAATATTATTGTCTAATTGAGGCAATTTAGGATATCTTTGGGAGAAATGTGTTAAGATCAACTTCCTAGCATTCATTTCGTTCGAAACACTAATTGCTTCATTGATAGTGCagtgttttttctttacgGCATCATCCAGCAGCTGATTTTCTAGTGTAGCTTCATGAATTAATAGGTCAGAATTATAGCCTATTTCGAGAGAGAACTTCTCGATATTAGGCCTTGTGTCGCCTGAATATGAAACCTTGAATGTATTACgttcattgttttcttccattCGAAAGGTAATAGAGTTCGAATATGCCCAATCACAATGTATGGCTCTGCAGGTTTGAAAGTATTCTATCGCTAAATCGTCATACATTTGTCTAATCAAATCGACATCCCTATATGAAGAATCCCTGTCTAAATctagttttcttttcgattCTTGGttgctattttcttttagtaTTTCGTTAAACTCTGCCAAAGGAACAGATTGTGTCTGCATCCTCACAAACGAATCGTTTATGAAATGTTCACAACTGATgtatttaattttcttcaggatctctttgttttctaGAATTAACCATTCATTAACAAATTTATTATACTGCCATGGAGTAACCACATATATGTAACTCATTTCATTATCCTTGTTATACTTGTACCATTCATTTAACACACTGATTATTCCCAAATGATGGTCTGCGTGCAAGTGACTCAAAtatatcatcttcaaatcCTGAAATATTGACTTGACTGCTAGCTGAGAAAACATCCTGTGCATGGTACCTAAGGTATTTTCACCAGCATCAAGCATGATGTTTCTATTTAT contains:
- the VPS501 gene encoding sorting nexin family protein (similar to YKR078W), with protein sequence MEKDKASHASPSIGVNDFVAQGEISIDDSERSIKSISVSISDDEDSKTGVQDNIVTPPARSVFQTDLAIDNKLLDKDSKYRKLFTEKRRRRRSETCSSHANKTGETKQKNGISDQIFRIRILPGSDLNSLKDSLWIINISTQQEIEKTIARAFSDFYWLYHQLQNNHWGKSIPPPTRSNILVEKDEFAINHLFMIRNNEKYDPVFNFKPEYIISLQLMGMIKHIFNDKVLRLDSSFVDFIGWDDTLPENLQMIVDDSNFTGDKILMSSSQFRELKEFHKQSKKVESMTNSHASMIPITELTEIYISPTKLFSRKDYQRLFQPQSTENTFNSNDPLIQEWIPKNKTLFTSLSFGSSAPTYEETSAGIQACHDWVGVCKDQWKQLLYHVLQYIVDETVKVNSVINEFTECLKQISLEEVIRANSELFLKFSKLNESFLQRFKGKSRQDILKLIILFDENVRFCESFESILNQRLKLGKILSIIEMDLDKKKNYLGKLSLGNNNNNNEDPKTCAAGDEYRIVSKRYNRVKQSWDKIMEEILNERKKFEEREAAEISRCFKSMRDLSVDEKKNYLQLWQDFVSNEYRSQ
- the SIS2 gene encoding phosphopantothenoylcysteine decarboxylase complex subunit SIS2 (Negative regulatory subunit of protein phosphatase 1 (Ppz1p)~similar to YKR072C), with the translated sequence MTAVASTNGKEEADHNQSIECPRFSRGQKDILLDHEDTKGKDSIINSPVSGRQSISPTLSNATTTTTKSIMNVTGTSGAVVSNTPEPGLKRVPAVTFSDLKQQQKQDSLTQLKNDSEKAKSPNSGSASVPTSVSSNPAVIPNHINTSRTTQVSGSPLANEMKDYVPKKDSALKIVDPIKLDKIMASSTPISRDKDKVAAKAPTSVALRKEDVHDEVNNVSVQNNARSTPEETPVKQSVIPSIIPKRENSKNLDPRLPQDDGKLHVLFGATGSLSVFKIKPMIKKLEEIYGRDRINIQVILTQSATQFFEQRYTKKIIKSSEKLNKLSQYESTPATPVTPTPGQCNMAQVVELPPHIQLWTDQDEWDAWKQRTDPVLHIELRRWADILVVAPLTANTLSKIALGLCDNLLTSVIRAWNPSYPILLAPSMVSSTFNSMMTKKQLQTIKEEMSWVTVFKPSEKVMDINGDIGLGGMMDWNEIVNKIVMKLGGYPKNNEEDEEDEEDEEEEEDEEEEDAEDKNEYNNDDDDDDDDDDDDDDDDDDDDDDEEEDEVETPGIIDKHQ
- the MSA2 gene encoding Msa2p (transcriptional activator~similar to YKR077W); the protein is MVYTTPKQQQRFNSTPKSSHSLIFSPIRAPSMQTPSSLDYQSPSIVVSSSSMKVHGHSSSFGKFSLSIGQNGKAAILGPINILPTDTSKTEKHVSKKKPISSDRVEKTRILSLLKKMRNKSSTVNKKYSQVPLKSTTGLQAADTASSPLASNTMKPSPKKIASPRTPNANSNLNLNFTSFQIKTGFTPNIDGILLENFTSPNTTTDSHNNSTSNILSNNNGGANNANQFLFNLPLQSSPRQFRSPARLIDPLPISDWNTSLLMSPPRTTNFESTNNHFNSNFAQASMLRRPSLPHIDEVIPQDSNPTNYSDRSEYLSVDQNVNNNNGALSEQAYNNMMKSSMISLPIEKDDATMALRKLVSRQ
- the AIM29 gene encoding Aim29p (similar to YKR074W); protein product: MNSAKRQKMTTTYHDYDLEEPLTSNARPLKNSVITVRIIKSFPYRNVKNIVLHDYDLADKTAKDLFNDILNKIQNDGSLRPFRSVKYDTLKIYTHAHGSKTVNLVINFDHDDDWTLDTENDKKKLFEYGIENETEISIFNRDDYLRFKENPEEKW
- the ECM4 gene encoding S-glutathionyl-(chloro)hydroquinone reductase (Omega class glutathione transferase~similar to YKR076W), producing MSKQWASGTNGAFKRQVSSFRETISKQHPIYKPAKGRYWLYVSLACPWAHRTLITRALKGLTSVIGCSVVHWHLDEKGWRFLDMEKQLEDRESFLEHWHDAAGGIKTAKEDSSKSFAAIKNDSQRFMVDATNEPHYGYERISDLYYKSDPQYSARFTVPVLWDLETQTIVNNESSDIIRILNSNAFDEFIDDKFKKTDLVPAQLEAKIDEFNSWVYDSINNGVYKTGFAEKAEVYESEVSNVFEHLDKVEKILGDKYVKLKAKYGEDDRQKILSEFFTVGDQLTEADVRLYTTIIRFDPVYVQHFKCNFTSIRAGYPFIHLWVRNLYWNYDAFRHTTDFEHIKLHYTRSHTRINPLGITPLGPKPDIRPL
- a CDS encoding uncharacterized protein (similar to YKR075C), which produces MTSLDDTIISYQNLMLLDNMTNYSKPAIDYFHHKFNDASLEMPASWTLLLKMRKHKLLRLPSCSSEDALDYNMYLVRLHHCLWRRWSIDHYGLQNSKSNPLSINWNKETDVTVLYGPDLTNIDSVEDKMWAVQDQVDQKQPKDLKSALKKNTECWIEEEVDEVSTSIESNGALVKLEDISCASSVDSHTSSIFDQRSTCTKVSSIDEDAEGFEHEKKVEFPRKLKFNQAVMKREIDSKGLIRESLVNINDIQHSRHHRHHHRHHHHHHQQSPRADERIKEAHSEFDSYTFSAIEEDIFYRNQVVF